Proteins from a genomic interval of Beijerinckia indica subsp. indica ATCC 9039:
- a CDS encoding arylsulfatase — MEMIRTLWLSLVALVSVTMAVTTPASAQPQKPNILFIMGDDIGWFNIGAYHQGLMYSTTPNLDKLATEGMRFTDYYAEPSCTAGRANFITGELPIRTGLTTVGQAGATVGIPDEAPTIATALKAMGYVTGQFGKNHLGDLNRYLPTVHGFDEYFGYLYHLDAMEDPFWHSYPPALKDQVGPRNLIHSFATTTDDPTEQPRWGKIGKQRIEDAGPLPPHPIQGIKYNMETVDEDILDYSVKFIDKAKQDGKPFFMWVNPTRAHVLSHLSPKYAAKLTGDNEWYLEEGVMAQLDDVVGGLLAKLKAEGLEDNTIVVFTTDNGAENFTWPDGGNTPFAAGKGTIMEGGMRVPMIIRWPGHIPAGKVENGLMSGLDFFPTFAAIAGNPNIKEELQKGKQLGDTTYKVHLDGYNQLDFLTGKGPSNRKEIFYFAEGTLGAVRLGDWKYRMIDQPDGWIGGTVHLDMPVLSNLRLDPFERMQYPKGNMGSYFFFPDFYVHEFWRFVFLQQKVGEYAQTFIDFPPMQRGASFNLEAVKAEIAERVRAMKGKLE; from the coding sequence ATGGAGATGATTCGAACTTTATGGCTTAGCCTCGTTGCGCTGGTTTCCGTCACTATGGCGGTGACTACCCCGGCGTCCGCGCAGCCGCAGAAACCTAACATTCTCTTTATCATGGGCGATGACATCGGCTGGTTCAACATCGGCGCCTACCATCAGGGCCTCATGTATTCGACGACGCCAAATCTCGACAAGCTTGCCACCGAAGGCATGCGTTTCACCGATTATTACGCGGAACCGAGTTGTACTGCGGGCCGCGCCAATTTCATCACCGGGGAACTGCCGATCCGCACGGGGCTGACCACGGTTGGTCAGGCGGGCGCCACGGTCGGTATTCCAGACGAGGCCCCCACGATCGCCACAGCGCTCAAGGCGATGGGCTATGTCACGGGCCAATTCGGCAAGAACCATTTGGGCGATTTGAATCGCTACCTGCCGACCGTCCATGGGTTCGACGAATATTTCGGCTACCTCTATCACCTCGACGCAATGGAGGACCCGTTTTGGCATTCCTATCCTCCTGCGTTGAAGGATCAGGTCGGACCGCGCAACTTGATTCACAGCTTTGCCACGACGACCGATGACCCGACCGAACAGCCTCGTTGGGGCAAGATCGGCAAGCAGAGGATCGAGGATGCGGGGCCGCTACCGCCGCATCCTATACAGGGCATCAAATACAATATGGAAACGGTCGACGAAGACATTCTCGACTATTCGGTGAAGTTCATCGACAAGGCCAAGCAGGACGGCAAGCCGTTTTTCATGTGGGTCAATCCCACCCGTGCGCATGTTCTCTCGCACCTGTCGCCGAAATATGCCGCGAAGCTGACCGGTGATAATGAATGGTATCTGGAAGAAGGCGTGATGGCCCAGCTTGATGACGTCGTCGGGGGCTTGTTGGCTAAGCTTAAAGCCGAAGGGCTGGAAGATAATACGATCGTTGTGTTCACGACTGACAATGGGGCCGAGAATTTTACTTGGCCAGACGGTGGGAACACGCCATTTGCTGCGGGCAAGGGAACGATCATGGAAGGTGGCATGCGTGTGCCAATGATCATTCGCTGGCCGGGTCATATTCCAGCAGGAAAGGTCGAGAATGGTCTCATGTCGGGTCTGGACTTCTTCCCGACATTCGCCGCCATAGCCGGCAATCCGAACATCAAGGAAGAGCTGCAGAAGGGCAAGCAACTCGGAGACACGACATACAAGGTTCATCTCGACGGTTACAATCAGTTGGATTTTCTGACCGGCAAGGGCCCATCCAATCGGAAAGAGATCTTCTACTTTGCCGAGGGTACTCTTGGGGCGGTTCGCCTCGGGGACTGGAAATATAGAATGATCGACCAACCCGACGGTTGGATTGGGGGAACGGTCCACCTCGATATGCCGGTCCTCAGTAATCTTCGGCTGGATCCGTTCGAGCGCATGCAATATCCGAAGGGCAACATGGGCTCTTACTTCTTTTTCCCGGATTTCTATGTCCATGAGTTCTGGCGCTTCGTCTTCCTTCAGCAAAAGGTTGGCGAATATGCTCAGACATTCATCGATTTTCCGCCGATGCAACGGGGTGCGAGCTTCAATCTCGAAGCAGTCAAGGCCGAAATCGCTGAACGTGTCAGGGCGATGAAAGGCAAGCTGGAATAG
- the tuf gene encoding elongation factor Tu, translating into MGKEKFERTKPHCNIGTIGHVDHGKTSLTAAITKVLAEAGGATFTAYDQIDKAPEEKARGITISTAHVEYETPKRHYAHVDCPGHADYVKNMITGAAQMDGAILVVSAADGPMPQTREHILLARQVGVPALVVFLNKVDMVDDAELLELVELEVRELLSKYDFPGDDIPITKGSALCALENRNPEIGHDAVLALMQTVDDYIPQPERPIDLPFLMPVEDVFSISGRGTVVTGRVERGVIKVGEEIEIVGLRPTVKTTVTGVEMFRKLLDQGQAGDNIGALLRGTKREDVERGQILCKPGSVKPHTKFKAEAYILTKDEGGRHTPFFTNYRPQFYFRTTDVTGVVTLPEGTEMVMPGDNVTMDVELIVPIAMEEKLRFAIREGGRTVGAGVVASITE; encoded by the coding sequence ATGGGCAAGGAAAAATTTGAGCGGACGAAGCCGCATTGCAACATTGGAACGATTGGCCATGTTGACCATGGCAAGACGTCACTGACGGCGGCGATCACCAAGGTTCTGGCGGAAGCGGGCGGCGCGACCTTTACGGCCTATGATCAGATCGACAAGGCGCCGGAAGAGAAGGCGCGCGGCATCACGATCTCGACGGCGCATGTGGAATATGAGACGCCGAAGCGGCATTACGCGCATGTGGACTGCCCCGGCCACGCCGACTATGTGAAAAACATGATCACCGGCGCGGCGCAGATGGACGGGGCGATCCTGGTGGTTTCGGCGGCCGATGGCCCGATGCCGCAGACGCGCGAGCATATTCTTCTGGCGCGCCAGGTCGGTGTTCCGGCGCTGGTCGTGTTCCTGAACAAGGTCGACATGGTCGATGACGCGGAACTGCTCGAACTCGTCGAGCTGGAAGTGCGCGAGCTTCTGTCGAAATATGACTTCCCCGGCGATGACATTCCGATCACCAAGGGTTCGGCCCTGTGCGCCTTGGAAAACCGCAATCCGGAAATCGGTCATGATGCGGTTCTCGCTCTGATGCAGACGGTGGATGATTATATTCCGCAGCCGGAACGTCCGATCGATCTGCCGTTCCTGATGCCGGTGGAAGACGTGTTCTCGATCTCAGGCCGCGGTACGGTTGTGACAGGCCGCGTCGAGCGTGGCGTCATCAAGGTCGGTGAGGAAATCGAGATCGTCGGTCTGCGGCCGACGGTGAAGACGACGGTGACCGGCGTCGAAATGTTCCGCAAGCTTCTGGACCAGGGTCAGGCGGGCGACAATATCGGCGCTCTGCTGCGTGGCACCAAGCGCGAGGATGTGGAGCGTGGCCAGATCCTGTGCAAGCCGGGTTCCGTGAAGCCGCACACCAAGTTCAAGGCGGAAGCCTATATTCTGACCAAGGATGAGGGTGGCCGGCATACGCCGTTCTTCACCAACTATCGTCCGCAGTTCTATTTCCGGACGACCGATGTGACGGGCGTCGTGACGCTGCCGGAAGGCACGGAAATGGTGATGCCTGGCGATAATGTGACGATGGATGTGGAGCTGATCGTTCCGATCGCGATGGAAGAGAAGCTGCGCTTCGCCATCCGCGAAGGTGGCCGCACGGTCGGCGCCGGCGTCGTCGCCTCCATTACCGAGTAA
- a CDS encoding DUF6156 family protein, whose translation MNDTEDYIENPPEEKNYDTSQDPENARYFVSYTGVKLPVRMINPLEPEALRNRNTFIVAYFDEQERLLGFKKMVYGEIEISHKYEYDTAGIVRRAEIFMDDDTTELFFDENGAPSAG comes from the coding sequence ATGAACGACACCGAGGACTATATCGAGAATCCGCCAGAGGAAAAAAATTACGATACTTCCCAGGATCCTGAAAACGCTCGTTATTTCGTCTCCTATACGGGGGTGAAGCTGCCCGTGCGCATGATCAATCCGCTTGAGCCGGAAGCTTTGCGCAACCGCAATACTTTTATTGTCGCTTATTTCGACGAGCAGGAGCGACTCCTCGGTTTCAAGAAAATGGTCTACGGGGAAATCGAGATTTCCCATAAATATGAATATGATACGGCGGGTATCGTGCGGCGCGCCGAAATTTTTATGGATGATGATACGACAGAGCTTTTCTTCGATGAAAATGGCGCCCCCAGCGCCGGTTGA
- the aat gene encoding leucyl/phenylalanyl-tRNA--protein transferase codes for MAHSRDQFEITSDILLRAYSIGLFPMAESAEDPNLFWVDPELRGIFPLDGMIISKSLAKTIRSDRFEVRVDYDFDAVIDQCAAEAPGRDKTWINARIRLLYRQLFDIGQVHTVETWQEGELIGGLYGVQLGGAFFGESMFHRKTDASKVALAHLAARLIHSGFRLLDTQFVTPHLATLGAIEVPKEAYRRLLAEAITLPADFWRWPKGQRISGAEVLATIRQNTAPEHGGA; via the coding sequence ATGGCTCATTCGCGCGATCAATTCGAAATCACCAGTGACATCCTGCTGCGCGCCTATTCGATCGGCTTGTTTCCCATGGCCGAAAGCGCGGAAGACCCGAATCTGTTCTGGGTCGATCCGGAATTGCGCGGCATTTTTCCGCTCGATGGGATGATCATTTCCAAAAGCCTCGCCAAGACGATCCGTTCGGATCGTTTCGAGGTGCGGGTCGATTATGATTTCGACGCGGTCATCGACCAATGTGCCGCCGAGGCACCAGGTCGAGACAAGACCTGGATCAATGCCCGTATCCGCCTGCTCTATCGCCAGCTTTTCGACATCGGACAGGTTCACACCGTCGAGACATGGCAGGAGGGAGAGCTCATCGGCGGGCTCTATGGCGTCCAGCTCGGCGGCGCTTTTTTTGGCGAAAGCATGTTTCACCGCAAAACGGATGCCTCGAAAGTTGCCCTCGCCCATCTCGCGGCCCGGTTGATCCACAGCGGCTTCCGCCTGCTCGATACGCAATTCGTGACGCCGCATCTCGCCACGCTCGGGGCGATCGAAGTGCCCAAGGAGGCCTATCGACGCCTGCTCGCCGAGGCCATCACTCTTCCAGCCGATTTCTGGCGCTGGCCCAAGGGTCAGAGGATTTCGGGAGCCGAAGTGCTCGCTACAATCCGTCAGAACACAGCGCCAGAACACGGCGGAGCGTAA
- a CDS encoding DUF2155 domain-containing protein: MRFSASLPSVSRLLLALALGGAGLLPCGFARADRIKHPIAVFSGLDKITGRIISFEVATDETVQFGSLQITERACYTRPSTETPQTITFVEVDEIDAADKTKTPKQIFAGWMFAASPGLHALEHPVYDIWLNDCKGGKEVLPSPDTAAGLPATPDNAKEASDIDPSEAPKPSPAKSKSKPKPKPVQPPPDDSFDDPLAPPAMRRAPPDDGPVEVGPPPGLIPDAPPPERRRRKRVPPPADAPPDGFY, from the coding sequence TTGCGTTTTTCTGCTTCCCTTCCTTCCGTAAGCCGGTTGCTGCTCGCCCTTGCCCTGGGGGGAGCCGGCCTCTTGCCTTGTGGTTTCGCGCGAGCGGATCGGATCAAACATCCGATCGCGGTCTTTTCGGGTCTCGACAAGATCACCGGGCGGATCATTTCCTTCGAGGTCGCGACCGATGAGACGGTCCAATTCGGCTCGTTGCAGATCACCGAGCGCGCCTGCTACACACGGCCCTCGACGGAAACGCCGCAGACGATCACTTTCGTCGAGGTCGATGAAATCGACGCCGCCGACAAGACCAAAACCCCGAAACAGATTTTCGCCGGCTGGATGTTTGCCGCAAGCCCGGGGCTGCATGCCTTGGAACATCCCGTCTATGATATCTGGCTGAACGATTGCAAAGGCGGCAAAGAGGTTCTGCCGAGCCCGGATACAGCAGCGGGTTTGCCAGCAACGCCGGACAATGCGAAAGAGGCTTCGGACATCGACCCGTCGGAAGCGCCGAAGCCCAGCCCAGCCAAATCCAAGTCAAAACCCAAGCCCAAACCGGTTCAACCGCCACCTGACGATTCGTTCGATGATCCGCTGGCGCCTCCGGCCATGCGTCGGGCTCCGCCCGATGACGGACCCGTCGAAGTGGGGCCACCGCCCGGCCTGATCCCAGACGCTCCTCCTCCTGAGCGGCGCAGGCGCAAACGTGTTCCACCACCGGCCGATGCGCCGCCGGATGGTTTCTACTGA
- a CDS encoding NADH:ubiquinone oxidoreductase subunit NDUFA12, which yields MNLLTQIFTWWNGATLNTRLYTKRYGEEVGKDEFGNIYYRKPGIDPALGFERRWVIYAGVSEGSMTPPGWYGWLHHTTDVPPTQEDYKPRPWQLPHLPNMTGTPEAWRPSGSTLAAAARPPATGDYEAWSPEA from the coding sequence ATGAATCTCCTGACTCAAATTTTTACCTGGTGGAACGGCGCGACCCTGAACACTCGTCTCTATACGAAACGGTATGGAGAAGAAGTCGGTAAGGACGAATTCGGCAACATCTATTATCGCAAGCCAGGTATCGATCCGGCGCTTGGCTTCGAACGCCGCTGGGTCATCTATGCCGGTGTCTCGGAAGGCTCGATGACGCCGCCCGGCTGGTATGGCTGGCTTCACCATACAACTGATGTGCCGCCGACGCAGGAAGATTACAAGCCGCGCCCCTGGCAATTGCCGCATCTGCCGAATATGACGGGAACACCGGAGGCTTGGCGTCCCTCTGGCTCGACACTCGCCGCTGCTGCGCGTCCGCCGGCAACCGGTGACTATGAGGCTTGGTCGCCGGAAGCTTGA
- a CDS encoding CidA/LrgA family protein, with protein MIHALSLLLLCQLLGEIAVRALGISLPGPVAGLLFLFLWLSWRGWQAGDTDPVVPPEIETLATTLLRYLAVLFIPVAVGVMEQVHMLRAYGLGILLSVALSGIAALAVTSLVFEWVMRRTLPPGNLDFQATGETPQREESLPETKGADTHA; from the coding sequence ATGATCCATGCCCTGAGCCTTCTGCTCCTCTGCCAGCTCCTCGGCGAGATCGCCGTGCGCGCCTTGGGAATTTCCCTGCCGGGACCAGTCGCTGGTCTGCTTTTTCTCTTCCTTTGGCTGTCCTGGCGCGGCTGGCAGGCAGGCGATACGGATCCCGTGGTTCCCCCCGAAATCGAAACCCTGGCCACGACCTTGCTGCGCTATCTCGCCGTTCTGTTCATTCCTGTGGCGGTCGGCGTGATGGAACAGGTTCATATGCTGCGCGCCTATGGCCTCGGCATTTTGCTGAGTGTCGCCCTTTCCGGCATTGCCGCACTGGCCGTGACTTCACTTGTGTTTGAATGGGTGATGCGCCGGACCCTGCCCCCGGGCAATCTGGATTTTCAGGCCACGGGGGAAACACCGCAACGGGAGGAATCCCTTCCAGAGACGAAAGGAGCGGACACCCATGCATGA
- a CDS encoding LrgB family protein has product MHETSNGIWVYLAAHPLFWLTATLGAFILAEEFAARFGRPPWANPVLIASLLLISLLLATGTDYATYFQGAQFIHFLLGPATVALAVPLYRNLGRVRALFIPMMLALVSGSLVAIISAVLLGRLMGLPREVVISLAPKSVTMPIAMSLAENLGGVPALTACFVLLTGIFGAISVTALLNLLRIKDFAARGFAVGLSAHGIGVARALQCDPVAGAFAGIALGLNGALTSMLVPVVLPWLL; this is encoded by the coding sequence ATGCATGAGACCTCCAACGGCATCTGGGTCTATCTTGCCGCCCATCCCCTCTTCTGGCTGACAGCAACGCTCGGCGCCTTCATCCTGGCCGAGGAATTCGCGGCCCGTTTTGGGCGCCCTCCTTGGGCCAATCCGGTTTTGATCGCCTCTCTTTTGCTCATCAGCCTTCTGCTCGCGACCGGCACCGATTACGCGACCTATTTCCAAGGCGCGCAGTTCATCCATTTTCTGCTCGGCCCCGCGACCGTGGCGCTTGCCGTGCCGCTTTACCGCAATCTCGGGCGCGTGCGTGCCCTGTTCATTCCGATGATGCTGGCATTGGTTTCCGGCTCTCTGGTCGCCATCATCAGCGCCGTCCTGCTCGGCCGGCTGATGGGCTTGCCACGCGAAGTGGTGATTTCACTCGCTCCGAAATCGGTCACCATGCCGATTGCCATGAGTCTCGCTGAAAATCTCGGCGGCGTTCCGGCCTTGACCGCCTGTTTCGTCCTGCTGACGGGGATTTTCGGAGCCATATCGGTCACAGCACTTTTGAACTTGCTGCGCATCAAGGATTTCGCGGCACGTGGCTTCGCGGTCGGCCTGTCCGCGCATGGAATCGGCGTCGCCCGCGCGCTGCAATGCGATCCCGTGGCCGGCGCGTTTGCCGGTATCGCGCTGGGGCTGAACGGCGCCTTGACCAGCATGCTGGTTCCCGTGGTGCTGCCCTGGCTTCTCTAA
- a CDS encoding vitamin B12-dependent ribonucleotide reductase codes for MQIPRRHTQSTVDPYAGIAFRAAKSEIRNPDGSVVFSLEGIEVPAAWSQVAADVLAQKYFRKAGVPARLKRVEEHSVPSFLWRSVPDEEALAALPPAERFVSEISAKQVFDRLAGAWTYWGWKGSYFDTEEDAQAFYDELRFMLASQMVAPNSPQWFNTGLFWAYGIDGPSQGHYYVDPFDGELVQSQSAYEHPQPHACFIQSVQDDLVNEGGIMDLWVREARLFKYGSGTGSNFSKLRGENEKLSGGGKSSGLMSFLKIGDRAAGAIKSGGTTRRAAKMVVVDADHPDIEDYIDWKMREEQKVAALVTGSKTLKKALKAIVRACVNCEGPGDDCFNPEKNPALKREIKLARRAFVPDAAIKKALQLVRQGETDIDVEAFTTDWDSEAYLTVSGQNSNNSVRVTDDFLRAVEQDGDWNLTRRLDGKPHKTLPARELWEKIGRAAWASADPGLQFHTTINDWHTCPADGPIVASNPCSEYMFLDDTACNLASLNLLQFRNTQTKIFDVEAYEHAVRLWTIVLEISVMMAQFPSREIALLSYEFRTLGLGFANIGGLLMSSGIAYDSAQGRAICGALSAIMTGIAYATSAEMAGQLGPFSGYQRNATGMLRVMRNHARAARGESTGYESLDILPVPLDHVALDANPALGAPALRRHAVMAWDKAVALGERHGFRNAQVSVVAPTGTIGLVMDCDTTGIEPDFALVKFKKLAGGGYFKIINRAVPEGLRALGYPESQIAEIEAYAVGHASLSNAPGINHASLTARGFTPEKIADVEAALASAFDIKFVFNKWTLGADFLTEVLNIPAEKLDEPNFDLLSALGFSRQEIEAANIHVCGAMTIEGAPYLKLEHYAVFDCASICGRTGKRFLSVESHIRMMAASQPFISGAISKTINMPNEATIEDCKNAYLLSWRLGLKANALYRDGSKLSQPLNSQLLQDDEDETEEALDALVAAPAPVRSTIVAEKIVERIVEKTERIRERERLPDRRKGYTQKAVVGGHKVYLRTGEYADGRIGEIFIDMHKEGAAFRSLMNNFAIAISVGLQYGVPLDEYVDAFTFTRFEPAGLVQGNDAIKNATSILDYVFRELAISYIGRNDLAHIDPSEIGPDVLGQGEKQSSRPQQTPVVPPGTAKLVSHGFVRSKADKLMLVQGGVVASTTQGATALAVSTTTALKESLVEEVSAELGALDWGPASTLAGKRAEARMKGYTGDSCTECGNFTLVRNGTCLKCDTCGATTGCS; via the coding sequence ATGCAGATCCCTCGGCGCCACACGCAATCGACGGTCGATCCCTATGCCGGTATCGCCTTTCGCGCGGCCAAGAGCGAGATTCGCAATCCCGACGGCTCGGTGGTCTTTTCTCTCGAAGGCATTGAAGTGCCGGCGGCCTGGAGCCAGGTCGCGGCCGATGTCCTCGCCCAGAAATATTTCCGCAAGGCCGGCGTTCCGGCGCGCCTGAAACGCGTCGAGGAACATAGCGTCCCCTCTTTCCTGTGGCGCAGCGTCCCCGATGAGGAAGCTCTCGCGGCGCTGCCGCCCGCAGAGCGATTCGTCTCTGAAATTTCGGCCAAGCAGGTGTTCGACCGGCTGGCCGGCGCCTGGACCTATTGGGGTTGGAAGGGCAGCTATTTCGATACCGAAGAGGACGCCCAGGCCTTTTACGACGAATTGCGCTTCATGCTGGCAAGCCAGATGGTGGCGCCGAATTCACCGCAATGGTTCAACACCGGCCTGTTCTGGGCCTATGGCATCGATGGACCGAGCCAGGGCCATTATTATGTCGATCCGTTCGATGGCGAACTGGTCCAGTCGCAATCGGCCTATGAACATCCGCAGCCGCACGCCTGTTTCATCCAGTCGGTTCAGGATGATCTCGTCAATGAGGGCGGGATCATGGACTTGTGGGTGCGGGAAGCCCGCCTCTTCAAATATGGCTCCGGCACTGGCTCGAATTTCTCGAAGCTGCGCGGCGAGAATGAAAAACTGTCCGGAGGCGGCAAATCCTCTGGCCTGATGTCCTTCCTGAAGATCGGCGACCGGGCAGCGGGCGCGATCAAATCGGGCGGCACCACGCGGCGGGCGGCCAAAATGGTCGTCGTCGATGCCGATCATCCCGATATCGAGGATTATATCGACTGGAAGATGCGCGAGGAGCAAAAGGTCGCGGCCCTCGTCACCGGCTCCAAAACCTTGAAGAAGGCCCTGAAGGCCATCGTGCGCGCCTGCGTCAATTGCGAGGGGCCGGGCGATGATTGCTTCAACCCGGAAAAGAACCCGGCGTTGAAACGGGAGATCAAGCTCGCGCGCCGTGCCTTCGTGCCCGATGCCGCGATCAAGAAGGCGCTCCAGCTCGTTCGCCAGGGCGAGACCGACATTGATGTCGAAGCCTTCACCACGGATTGGGATTCGGAAGCCTATCTCACCGTCTCCGGCCAGAATTCCAATAATTCCGTGCGCGTGACCGATGATTTTTTACGCGCCGTGGAGCAAGATGGCGATTGGAACCTGACACGGCGCCTCGATGGCAAGCCGCATAAAACCCTGCCCGCGCGTGAGTTATGGGAGAAGATCGGCCGTGCCGCCTGGGCCTCCGCCGATCCGGGCCTGCAATTTCACACGACGATCAATGATTGGCACACCTGCCCGGCCGATGGCCCGATCGTCGCCTCGAATCCATGCTCGGAATATATGTTCCTCGACGATACGGCCTGTAATCTTGCCTCGCTGAACCTGCTTCAGTTCCGCAATACGCAGACCAAGATTTTCGACGTCGAGGCTTATGAACATGCCGTTCGGCTTTGGACGATCGTGCTCGAAATCTCGGTGATGATGGCGCAATTCCCGTCCCGGGAAATCGCTTTGCTCTCCTATGAATTCCGCACGCTCGGCTTGGGTTTCGCCAATATCGGCGGGCTCTTGATGTCGTCCGGCATTGCCTATGATTCGGCGCAAGGCCGAGCGATCTGCGGCGCGCTGTCAGCGATCATGACCGGCATTGCCTATGCGACTTCCGCCGAAATGGCCGGCCAGCTTGGCCCCTTCTCGGGCTATCAGCGCAACGCGACCGGCATGCTACGGGTCATGCGCAATCATGCACGCGCGGCCCGCGGCGAATCCACGGGTTACGAGAGCCTCGATATTCTCCCCGTCCCGCTCGATCACGTAGCCCTCGACGCAAACCCGGCGCTCGGCGCCCCTGCCCTGCGCCGTCACGCGGTCATGGCCTGGGACAAGGCTGTCGCCCTCGGCGAGCGGCACGGGTTCCGCAATGCCCAGGTCTCCGTTGTCGCGCCGACTGGCACGATCGGTCTCGTCATGGATTGCGATACAACCGGCATCGAGCCTGATTTCGCCTTGGTGAAATTCAAGAAACTCGCCGGCGGCGGCTATTTCAAGATCATCAACCGCGCCGTGCCGGAAGGTCTGCGCGCGCTGGGCTATCCGGAATCCCAAATCGCCGAAATCGAGGCCTATGCCGTCGGCCATGCCTCACTCAGCAATGCGCCGGGTATCAATCACGCGAGCCTCACCGCGCGCGGTTTCACGCCGGAGAAGATCGCCGACGTGGAAGCGGCGCTCGCCTCCGCCTTCGATATCAAATTCGTCTTCAACAAATGGACGCTCGGCGCTGATTTCCTGACCGAGGTCCTGAACATTCCGGCCGAAAAGCTGGATGAGCCGAATTTCGATCTGCTCAGCGCGCTGGGTTTCTCGCGCCAGGAGATCGAGGCGGCGAATATCCATGTCTGCGGCGCGATGACCATCGAAGGTGCGCCCTATCTGAAACTTGAACATTATGCGGTCTTCGATTGCGCCAGCATCTGCGGGCGCACCGGCAAGCGCTTCCTCTCGGTCGAGAGCCATATCCGCATGATGGCGGCCTCGCAGCCCTTTATCTCCGGCGCGATCTCCAAGACGATCAACATGCCGAACGAGGCGACGATCGAGGATTGCAAGAACGCCTATCTCCTCTCCTGGCGCCTGGGCCTCAAGGCCAATGCGCTCTATCGCGACGGGTCCAAACTGTCGCAACCGTTGAACAGCCAATTGCTGCAAGACGACGAGGATGAAACGGAAGAAGCGCTCGACGCATTGGTCGCCGCCCCCGCGCCCGTGCGCAGCACGATCGTTGCCGAAAAGATCGTCGAAAGGATCGTGGAGAAGACAGAACGTATCCGCGAACGTGAGCGTCTGCCCGACCGGCGCAAGGGCTATACACAAAAGGCAGTGGTCGGTGGCCATAAAGTGTATTTGCGCACCGGCGAATATGCGGACGGCCGGATCGGCGAGATCTTTATCGACATGCACAAGGAAGGCGCGGCCTTCCGTTCGTTGATGAACAATTTCGCCATCGCCATTTCGGTCGGCCTGCAATATGGCGTGCCGCTGGATGAATATGTCGATGCCTTCACCTTCACCCGCTTCGAGCCGGCGGGTCTGGTACAGGGCAATGACGCCATCAAGAACGCTACATCGATTCTCGATTATGTCTTCCGCGAATTGGCGATTTCCTATATCGGCCGCAATGATCTCGCCCATATCGATCCGAGCGAGATCGGCCCTGATGTGCTGGGCCAAGGCGAGAAGCAAAGCAGCCGGCCGCAGCAGACGCCCGTTGTGCCGCCCGGCACCGCGAAGCTTGTCTCGCATGGTTTCGTGCGGTCCAAGGCGGACAAGCTGATGCTGGTCCAAGGTGGCGTCGTTGCCTCCACAACACAAGGCGCGACAGCCCTTGCGGTTTCGACCACGACCGCTCTCAAGGAAAGCCTCGTGGAGGAAGTCTCGGCGGAGCTTGGCGCGCTCGACTGGGGTCCCGCCTCAACCTTGGCTGGCAAACGCGCCGAAGCACGGATGAAGGGCTATACGGGTGATTCCTGCACGGAATGCGGCAATTTCACCTTGGTGCGCAACGGCACGTGTTTGAAATGCGATACCTGTGGGGCGACGACCGGCTGCTCATGA
- a CDS encoding LON peptidase substrate-binding domain-containing protein — MRDFRDAKAMAQTLRENLTAKAITISYSESLELVSKILGISDWNTLSALLQARLRETASPPTRHPGGTVNYPALPIRDFVVFPTMNVPLLVGRDKTKHALDHAFERHREVVLAVQKDPAIEEPGFGDVYEVGVLARLLELERFPDSTMKILVHAHRRVAICGFIGEAGAFQAEIADISEGPIPDAPELIRKVVERFERYVAVHEIDIPQTWPALGQIRDPGRVADVISQHMAMPISKKQSLLATLDPVIRLEKVVALLDGE; from the coding sequence ATGCGCGACTTTCGCGATGCTAAGGCCATGGCACAGACCCTGCGCGAAAACTTGACCGCCAAGGCCATCACAATCAGCTACAGCGAGAGCTTGGAACTGGTTTCGAAGATACTGGGCATTTCTGACTGGAACACCTTGTCGGCCTTACTCCAAGCGCGGCTGCGGGAGACCGCAAGTCCTCCCACAAGGCACCCAGGTGGAACGGTAAACTATCCGGCCCTTCCGATTCGGGATTTCGTGGTTTTCCCGACGATGAACGTCCCGCTTTTAGTCGGCCGTGACAAGACAAAGCACGCCCTCGACCATGCGTTTGAGCGTCACCGGGAGGTCGTGCTAGCCGTCCAAAAGGACCCCGCTATTGAAGAGCCTGGCTTTGGCGATGTTTACGAAGTTGGAGTGCTTGCCAGGTTACTTGAGCTTGAGCGGTTTCCCGATAGCACAATGAAAATCCTGGTGCATGCGCACCGGCGTGTCGCGATCTGCGGATTCATTGGGGAAGCAGGCGCGTTCCAGGCCGAAATCGCCGACATCAGCGAAGGGCCGATCCCTGATGCGCCTGAACTTATCCGAAAAGTTGTTGAACGGTTTGAACGCTACGTGGCTGTCCACGAAATCGATATACCGCAGACGTGGCCAGCCCTTGGTCAAATCCGCGATCCTGGACGCGTCGCCGATGTTATCTCTCAGCACATGGCCATGCCGATCAGTAAGAAGCAGAGTTTGCTGGCGACTCTTGATCCGGTGATCCGGCTCGAAAAAGTCGTTGCCCTGTTAGATGGTGAGTAG